CGCCAACTGCACGAACTCTCCGAAATCGCCGATAGCAAGGGCGTCCCGAACGCTCTAATCCGTGACGCCGGCCACACCCAACTCGAGCCCGGCACTGTCACGGCACTGGCCGTCGGCCCCGCGTCGGACGACCGCGTCGACAGTATCACGGGCGAACTGTCCCTCTTTTGAATTCGGCGGTCGACTCTCTGTAGTCGTGATACTGGGACAGACTCTCAGCTCGAGCGACGCCTCTCGAGTCGCAGTTCGACAAAAAGGCATGCGTCCCTCTCAGGTGCTGCGGCGGCGGGGAGTGCATTTGTCATTGCCCGGCGGAGGTGGGCTATGGCGAACCCCCCTCCACAGACTCGCCGCGCACTTCTTGCAGCAACTGGCACGACTCTCGTCGGGGTCACAGGAGCCACTGCAATTGCTGGCGCATCCGGCGCCGAGGGCGAGGAATCGACAGTCGATGTCGAGCAATCAACATCGTCGACATCGTCTCCGTCCGTCCGCGTTCCGTCGACCTCCACGAATAACGGCATCGTGATCCAGTTCCGAGACTGCTCTCGCGTCCGGATTTTCGGTAATCCGTTTGCAGCCGATCTCGTAAGCGTGTTTGGCGGCTACTACGATGCAGACGGCGACTGGCAAGATATTGTCTATGACGCTGAAGCCGACCTCCCGATGCGGATCGACCTCAACGAGGAGTTCGGCGAACACGCAGCAAGCGACGTGGTCACCGGCGGTGTCGATGTCTTCGAACAGGACGACGACGGGCCGAGTCAACTCCATTCGGCACAGCCGCCCGAAGACTGGGACTGTATCGACTCCCTCGAGCAGCCGTAACCTGCCTCGAGCGCTCGAGCATTGGTCCGTCGACCGGCTATCGTTCGCGGCGACAGTGACCGCGAGAACGAACCGATTTATCCCCGGCAGTCAAAGCCACGCCCAGTATGCGCCCGGCCCACCCCACAGAGCAGGCTGTCGGCATGGAGTATTACGTCAGCGACACCGACGGCGTCGGCGGTCATCTCCGCGAGGACGACGAGGAGTTTCGTGTTCGCGAACTCGAGCGCTTCGACACTGAGCCGGTCGATGCGCCGACGGACGCCTATCCGTATCTCGTGTTCCGAGCGACGCTGCGAGGCTGGGATACGAACGACTTCGCCTCGCGAATCTCCGACGCGTTAGGAATCTCCCGCGAGCGGGTCAACTGGGCTGGCACAAAAGACAAGTACGCCGTAACGACGCAGCTATTTTCGGTCTACGGCGCTGACCTGTCGGACCTGCCCGATGTCAACGGCGCGGAGTTAGAGGTCCTCGGCCGAGCAGGGCGAAATCTCGAGTTCGGTGACCTCGCGGGCAACGCGTTCACGCTCGTGGTTAGCGATCCCGAAACTCCGGACAACGCGCCGGCGATCACCGAGGAACTCCAGGACTTCGGCGGGCTCGAGACTGCAGATGATGACGAGCCGACGCCGATCGGTGTTCCTAACTTCTTCGGCCAGCAGCGATTCGGGAGCCGCCGACCGATCACCCACGAGGTCGGTCTCGAGATCGTCCGCGGCGACTGGAAGGGCGCGGTCATGGCGTATCTTGGGCGGCCGACGGATGCCGAACCCGAGAGCACACAGGACGCCCGAACGTTCGTCGAGGTAACCGAAGACTGGCAGGAAGCTCTCGAGCGATTCCCGAATCGGCTGCGCTACGAGCGGTCGATGCTCCACGGCCTCGCCGAGTGCGATGGCGAGCCCGAACCCGATGACTTCCGGGCTGCCCTCGAGCGTGTTCCCTCGAACCTGCAGCGGCTGTTCGTCCACGCCGCCCAGTCGTACGCGTTCAACCAGATGCTCAGCACACGCCTCGAGCGCGGGCTTCCGTTCAACCGCCCGGTCGCAGGCGATGTCGTCTGTTTTGCAGATAGTAATGCGCCTGACGAACTCGAGCTTCCTGACCCCGACCGACTGCAGCGTGTCGACGACCGGCGCGTCGACTCGGTGACGCGCCACTGCGAGCGCGGGCGGGCGTTCGTCACCGCGCCGCTGGTTGGGACCGACACGGAGCTCGCAGACGGCGAACAGGGCGAGATCGAACGAGAGGTACTTGCGGATCTCGACCTCGAGCCAGGCGACTTCGACCTGCCGGGAGAGTTCTACTCGAGCGGGACGCGACGGGCGATTCTCGTTCGGACGGACCTCGAGGTTGGCCTCGAGCCGCTGTCGCTGTCGTTTGCGCTGCCGAAGGGGTCCTACGCAACGGTGGTCGCGCGGGAGTTCCTGAAAGTCGATCCGGTTGATCTGGGTTGAGTCGGCCGTCAGTACCGTCTCCCACTCGCGTCTCGAACAGCAATTTCCACAAGACATATATCAGCAGACTAAACACATCGGGTGATGGACTCGAGACTGCTGCTCGTTGTCGCGCTTCTTGTCGCCGTGCTCTTACCGGGGAGTCTCTTCATCGGGGATTTCTACCTCCAACCGGGGGCGACGGAGTCGTATGCGGTCACGCACGAATCGAGCGATGCCTTCGACCAGGTGTTCATCGATACCGACCTCGAGCAAGCGGATGCGACCCCGGCGAGTGAGTTACCGTCCGACACCGAAGCGGCGTTCAATGAGTTAGCGGCTGCAACCGGCCCTGACGAGGAGGGGTGGGTAGAAACCAGTATTACAGTCTGTCCCGAGACGTACGTCGTTTGTAACGCGTACGGGGAGACTGATTTCCCACCGGATGCAGCCGAAGACTTCGCTGGGGCTACGAGCAATAGGTACTCCCTGATCGAAACGGCTGACGACGAACAGTACATCGTGGAACGACAGTACGGCGGCGGCATCGGCTTTTTCGGGCTGTTCATCTGGCCCCCCATCTTCGTGACGTTCCTCTTCTACGGCATCGCCCTCGCGAACATGGCGATTCGCTATCGCAGGAAACACCCCGTCACCGTCCAGGCTACGACCGCAATCGGACTGCTCGTCCTCCTCGCCCCTCATCTGCTCTTACTGGTCGGGCGCAGTCCAGACGGGCTCTTTTTCTTCGCGGTCCCGACTCTCCTGATCGGACTGGCCGGCGCTGTGGTGGGTATCACGACCAACCGTCCCGTTGCCTGACTCGTATCGAGAAAACGGTTCGTAACTCGAGGCGCTCCGACTGTTCACCGGTTGGCTGCAGTGGGTGCCCGTGGCAGATAGAGGGTTATCTCGTTCCCGCGATTTGCGTCCTCAGATCGCGAAAAGTCGACCCAGCCGTTCGAGAGGTCGACGACCCAGTAGACGAGCCACAGTCCCAGTCCCGAAGTGTGATAGACGTCGGTCATCTCCCACTCGCCAGTGAGGACACGGAACTCGAGTTCAGGAATCGGTGGGCAGTCGTCTTGGACAGTGATCGCGACGGTGTCGTCCCCGGTTGGCTCAATGGCTACTGTCACCTCGGGGTCGTCGCTCGGGGCATGTTCGACCGCGTTCTCGAGGAGTTCACGGATCGCTGCCTTGAGTTCGGTGATGGTTATCGCAAGCGCGGACTCTGGCAACTCGGTCTCGATCGATGCCGTGTACGACGCCCGCGTCTGCTCGATTGCATCGCTGACGATAGACACGGTATCCGCGGCTGACCGGACGGGTGCATGTGCCAGTAAATCGATGATCTGGCGTTGCTTGCTTGCGCTCTCGAGCAGTTGCTCACCATGTTCGCAGATGACGTCTGTGTATTGTGAGACAGTTTCCGGCTCGAGTGTTGGAACGGATGCATCAGCGTCGTCCGTCGTTGCACGCGTGAGTTGTTCAGCCATTCCAAGAATCACGCACATATCGTTGCGGAGGTTGTGGCGCAAGAGCGTATCCATCACGACGAGTTGGCGTTTGCGCCGGCGTCGGTCGGTAATGTCGCGGGTGAAACCAACGATTCGCGTGACTTCCCCATCCGAGAGAATCGGCTCGGCACGGACCCAGACCCAGCGGTCGTAATCATGATCGGGGTTCACGCGGTACTCAACGCCCGCCGGCTTCCCCGTCGAGAGCCGTCGCATCGTCTCTCTGACGGCCGCACGATCGTCCGGGTGAATCGCGTCTATAAACGACGACGGATCCGCCTCAAGTGCAGCAATTGACTGGCCGTAAATCTCCTCGTAGGCAGGATTGACAAAGAGGAGCTCCTCCCAATCGCCAGTAAACAGCCACAGCACATCGCCAGTCGTCTGTGTAATCGCCTCGAGGCGCTCGCGGGCTTGCTGGCGATCCTGTTCGGCAACAACCTGCGCAGAGATATCCCGCGAACTTACCACGTAGTGCCCACCGGACGCGTCAGTCTCGAGATCAGAATCGAACTGCGGAGTCATATCGACGCTCGAGACACGACTCTCGAGCCACGTCCACTCGCCGGTCGCGGTTCGGTGGCGATACCGAATTGGATTTGGCTGCTCCGGCTCCGTCTCGACGATGCGCTCGAATCGCTGCCTGGCCGTCACAACGTCGTCATCGTGGATGTACTCGAAGACGTTCTCGCCGATGAGCGCCGTTGGCTCGATGCCAAGTATATCTGTACTCGCCTCGTTGACGTAAACGTATCTCCCAGTCTCGTCGATTACCGCGATCTTGTCCTGGGCGTACTCGAGTAAGGTTTGTGCCCACTCGTCATCGGCCATCGGTTGAACACATCATTCTTCGTGTATAATGGTTATAAATATGCTGCCGTCAGTGCTCGCTGTGGGTTCAGTATAGTCACGACTGATGAGAGAACCCCATCGATAAAAGAACCGCTAGTTTGGTGTCATCGCCCTCTCACAGCCACCCGGGCTGGGAACTGGCGAGTCGGGTATGTTACTCTGTCGCGACGTCTTCTTCGTCGACGTCGACGGCAGTCGCTTCCTCTTCGGCGACTTCCTCGGGGTGTGCCTCGAGGGTCGTCTTCTGAATCTCGACGCGGCGAAGCGGGTAGATCGTCTTGGCTTCGCCGTAGATGCCCGAGGAGAGGCGGCCTTCGACGACGCTGTCGATCAGCTCTTCGAAGGTGCGGTCGGCTGCAGCCTCTTCGATCATCTCGACCATCTGGTTGCGGATGGCTTTCTCCTGGCTCGCGTCTGCCTTTTTCGTCGTGAAGGCGACGGGCTGGATCTGGACGCGGTAGTCATCCGTTGTGAGGACGGTAACGTAGGCCTCGATCTTCGAGGCACCGCGTCGGACCAGCGAACGCAGGTAGTCACGGGTCAGGGAGTGTTCCTTGAACTCCGTGTACGCCGAGTCGCTGCCGACGTCGTTGATCTTGAAAGTCAGCTTGGTATTGTTCTCGCTGGCGTTGTTGTTGAGTTCGCCAAGCGTGGTCTCGATGGTTCGACCGTAGACTTTCTCCGGTTCGTCAGCGGGGGTCTCGCCAAGCTCCTGCCGGTCGAACTGCTCCGGTGCGAGCACGGTGTACCACCGCTTCTCCTGTTTTGCGCGTGAAACTGAACGTTCACTCATTGGTTGTAGTGTTAGTGTTGTAATCTGCATCGGACGCTCGCCCGCGTCCGTCGGTTGAATCAACTGTCCCACTTACTCCTCGGTCGAGTACCTCGAGGGCAACCTCGAGGTTGACCACGTAGTCGTCGGCCGTCGCCTGGAGTCCGCTGGTCGAGTCGCGTTGGATGGTTGTGGCGAGCGTATCGCCGTCGACAACCGTCTCCATCTCGTCCGTATTGTCCGGACGCAGCGCTCGTGCGAGTCGTTCCGGGGTGTCGTGTACCGTCCGAATCGTCGCGCTTGCTCGTCGACTCATTGGTACTCCCTCACTGTCTCGATGATCGTCGCCTCATCTACGCTGGAGTCGTACTGCAGGTAGCCACGCCGCCCATCGGCGCGTCCGTCGTACGCGACAGACACGCCAGTGGCATCCTCGAGATCGCGTGCAATGCCCTCGAGCGGGACCATTGCGTCGCCTCGAGCCGAAAGCGCGGCCTCCCCAGTCGCGAGACTGAGGACGAGTGGCTCCGGCGAGCGATAGGCTGTCGCCACCTCGGCGACTGCCTCGACAGGGCCGTCGTCGGTGTCGATGACGACTAATCCGTCGTATCGCCCGGTACTGGCCGTCTCGAGTGCCTCGTGGGTGGCGTTGCCGTACTCGCGCCAGGCGTCGAGCGCCGGCGCGCGGGCCTCGTGACCCATCGCAAGCGCCGCGCCAGTTCCCGGCTCCGTTCGGGCCGTTGCCTGGAGAACGTCGGCGTAGCCGCCAACGGTCTCGAAGGGACCCTCGGGTGTCGCGTACGGCTTCAGCACGCGTTGGACAGACTCGGCTGCGACGTCAGTCGCTTCCTCGGTGCTGACTGCATCGAGTGCTACGATCGAGCCGATTGCTCGGTGATCGTCCGCCTCGAGGCCGCCATCAGTGTCGACAGCCTCGAGAGTGGATTGTCCAATCGCCTCCGAAAGCGTCTCACGCGTCGCTTCGGCGTTGCCAGACCACGGGGCAGCCACTCGTGTCGAGTGTGCCAGCCCGTCAACGGGGTCTGCGGTCGGCACCGCAACACCCGGTCGGCGCTCGAGAAGTCCGCGTTCTCGAGCCGTCTCGACGAGCCACTCGCTTTCTCCGGCTCCTGGCTCAACGCCAGCAGCAACGAGACCTGCGAGTGCGAGGACCAGATCCGGCGTCTCGCCGAGTTCACGAACGTGATCGACAGCGGCCAGCGTGGCCGCCCGATTGTCGGCATCGAGACGCACCGCTTCGGAAGCGTCGGTCGAGCCGATGGCAATCGTCAGATCACCGTCGGCACCGGATGCTGCCTGGACTCGCTCCGTGCGTGTCGCGATCGTGCGGCCGACTGTCACCTGAAACGGCGTTCCGCGCACAGCCAGCGCTCGAGCAATGAGCCCGCTCGCTGCGAGCCCGTCACCGTCCGCTCGCGTGACGAGGCGAACGAAGCTCGCGCTCTCGAGTGCGCTGGCGGTCGTCGAATCGGACGCGGAACGGCCGTCGGTGGACATCGGTCAGTTAGTTCTCTTCGAGGAGTTCGACTGCGACGTCGTAGGAGTACTGGAAGTCAGCCTCGAGTTCGTCGCCACGGTAGTAGGCAACGAGTCGGCGAACCTTCGACTCCGTGTTCTGCAGCGAGCGCTTGTTCTGGTAGTCCTGTGGGTTCTGCTGGACGTGCTCGCGTAGACGCACGGCGCGCTCCATCAGACTCCGCAGGTCCTCAGGAATCTCCGACTGTGCGTCGTTTTCCTCGAGGATCTCGGTGATTTTCTTGCCGGTCGCCAACTTGACGTCCGGGACGGGCGTGCCCGTGACACCTTCGTCACGCAGCTTGATCCCAATCTGGCTGGGTTCGTAGCCCTGCTCTGCCAGTTCGACGACGCGGTCTTCGATCTCGTCGGCGTCGACGTCGCTCCACTCCGGTGGTTCGTCTGCCGTGGGCTTGTCCGAACCGGACGAGCCGCGACGGCGGGTATGCATTCGTGCCATTGGTTGAGGATAGGAATCGCACTGACCGCTGAGTCATACAACAGCCCGCTCTCAACTCGAGGCCGGGCTGCCGGTGCACTTCCGCAATCCCAAGCCACCCAGAATAGCGGGTGACGAAGTCAGATTTGCGGCCGTGCGCTTCCCACCAGCGCTTTCTCCCTGACAGACTAAAGCGTTTCTAGTCACTCGAATCGCTGTCAGGCCGTGTGAGTCACTGACACCGCCGCCTCGAGAGTTTCGAGGGGTTTATCTATCCGCCCGAAAAAGAGAGCAATGCGAACGAGGGCTCGTAGATCAGTGGTAGATCACTCCCTTGGCATGGGAGAGGCCCCGGGTTCAAATCCCGGCGAGTCCACTATTTTGCGGCGCGAACAAACTCATGAGCGCCGCAGATAGTCGTCGAAGACTGGATTTGAAGCCCTACCAGTCGCGCGCAGCGAAAGCGAGCACGTCTGGTTTCGGGTTCAAATCCCGGCGAGTCCACTTCTTTCGGTTCGTTTCACTCACCTCGTTCAGTGCACTCGCCGAACATCGCAAACGCGTCGCGTTTGCTCAATCCCGGCGAGTCCCGGTGGTGCGACCAAACTCGTGAGGCCGCAAATCGTCGTTGAAGATCGAGAGTAACGCACTTCCAGTCGCACACGGGAAACTCGAGTCTGTCTCCCGGCTCCGTTTGTCTGACAACCGATATCGAGAGTCTCACGTGCGACGAACCGACAGTTGCACGCTCGTGCCAGTCAGATGGACCGCCACCGGAGACAGTTGGTGTCCCCAGACTGCTTTGCCTCGAGTGTCGCCATACCTGACCGCCGACGACCGCTCGAGCGTCGGACCCACAGCTATCGGCCCCAGCGAACGACCGCAGTGGAGTGGTTGACCGCCCGTCACTCGAGTGCGGAGACCGCTCTCGAGGGGACAATCGGGCGCGTGGACACCCCTAGCCGTGGACGTCAGTTGTCCCTGGGTCGGAATCTGTGTCTGCTGATGGCTCCTGTGCTGTCTGTCTCGAGGTACCGGGGATTGCTGCGTCATCTGGGAGGACCACGCGGCGTTCGGTGTACTCGAGGCCGTTCGTTCGCTGCGTCGTCCGTCGGACAGCGAGTCGGTTCCGCGAGAGATCGAGGATCGCGTCGATGGTGCGGGAGACGAGTTTCTTCGCGTAGCTCTCGCTGATGCCGGATTCCTGTCTGCGGATCCAGTGTTTGAGATCGCTCGCGGTGACGTACTCGGCGGTGTTCTTACAGCCGTGTTTCCAGGGATTGTCACCGACGCTCGGATCGGTGCGGGCTTGCCAGAGTTTGGCGGCCAATCGCGTCGGAAGGGAGTTTGCTGCCGACCGGCGCATATCGTCGTCCATCTGCGCAAGCTGTTGGATCGGCAGGAGGTCGCCGTAGGCGAGGGAGATGTCACCGCCGCGCTCGAGCGGGTCGGTACTCTCGGGAAGCCGGTAATAGGCGTTTCCGTCGTCCTTCTCGATGCGCTCGAGGCAGCCGTCCGCGACGGAAATCGCGTGTTCATCGACTGAGTCTACACGGAGATGTGCCCCTTTCTCGAGTTCGCGTGACTGGAGTTCGGCGATGCGTTCCTTGTTAGCGGTGGCTTTCTTACATGCCGCATCGGCGAGGCTCTCGAGACGGTCGGTGGTGGTTTCCAGACGCGACGTTTTGGTCTCGAGATCCGCGACGCGTTGGTGGAGGTCATCGACAGTGTCGGTGAGTCGGTCGCGGTCAGCCTCGAGCCGGTCGCGGTCGTCCTCGAGTCGGTCCGTTTTGCGCTCGAGTCGCTGGATGCGCTCGTCTTTGTGCTCGAGTTTGGTTTCGAGTTGCTCGAGGCGTTCGTGAAGCTGCTCGAGGTCGCTGTCACTACGGTCCGGCATAGGTCCCTCCGGTTCGCCCGGGCTGGTTGTCCAGGTGGACAGCGAGGTTCGAAATGGGTTGCCTGCTGGTTTCTCGCCACCCACCATCGTGACGTTCGTTGGTGATCCGGCGCGCGTCGTCACCGTCGGCTGCGTTCGCGTTCGTCGCCGGAAGGTACGTCACGCGCTGACGACGGCCATCCATCGTCGTATACGTGATTATGAGTTCGAACGCGCGGGCGGCACGTGTGTCCCGGCCGCCGTCAGTCGCCAGCCGCGGATCGGCAGCGACGCGCTCGAGGGTGGCGACACAGGGTCGGCAGTAGTAGCCAGCGGGCGTGACGACTGCCTTCCAGTTTGGACAGCCCGGCGTGTCGCAGGAATAGAGTCGGTGGGTTCGGGTGGGACGTGCTCGAGCGCTCGCATTCGAGCGACAGGCGGGCTGGGTGCGGTGGGCGTCGTCACGGGTTGCGCCGCACGCGCAGCGAGCGTCAGAGCTTTTGGATGGCGATGCCTCGTGGCGTGTGTGGGGTGTACTCCCCACGGGAGCTTCGAAGTTCATTCTTGATCACCGGAGCTACCTTCTGGGCGGCGTGCCAGCGCCGCCCGGTCTCACAGACCGACGCGAGTTATCTTCACTCGAGTTGATAGCTCCTTAGTACCATAATCACCCAAGTATTGCATAAATGCAACGGTTAGGTACAACTAACTGATTTAGTCTTGGACAACAGATTCCGTGGCATTACGAACGTCTATGCTGAGATAGGATACAATGCGACTGTCTGGGACGTGGATGACGATCTGGGATGATCGAATTCTCGAGATCATTCGAGCTGAAGATGCAGGTCGGGTTGGCGATCTCGCTGAACGAGATGCGATTCGTATTTCTCAGTCCTCGGTTTCCCGTCGCTGCAAGAAATTAGCTGAAAACAGCCTGCTTCGCCCTCTTGGGAACGGGGTTTACACGATTAGCGACAAAGGAGAAGCGTATCTTGACGGAGAGTACGATGCTGAGAACGACGTCTACTTGAAAAGGAGTAGTTCATGAGACAGTCCAATTGAGACTGAAATCTATGAGTCGTAAATCATTGAATATTGTCTATCTTTGTCTTTTTATATTTTCCTTTCATAATCTTGTCGCCGGTTGGGGTTAATCTGTAGGCAAAGTATCGATCACGGGTGACAAGTCCATGCTGACAGAGAATTTCACATCGGTTTCCGATTCGCTTGTTAGTTGTTGATAAACCAATCTCATTCGGTAATTTAGCTTCCTCACTCTCAGAGAGAGATTTTAAAATTCGATAATCAATTGGTTCCATCCAACCTACGTGATGATGTATGGATTTTGGGTTGATAGCGATTATATAAATAATAGTATTTATGATGAATCTAATCGAAGTATTAATAAAAACCAGTATATTCACTAGGGCTTCTGCTATGATCCCTACTGAATAGACAACAAGAAGTGCTGCCATCATTAGAATTGGGAGCAAAAGAGCAGGTACAGACTCTCTAGATGGGTTCCCATAGACTTGAATTAGCGCATCAAGAAAGCCAGCTACTAAAGCCATAGAAGTTCCTACTAAAAGGATAACTGACAATTTCCAAATTCTTATCAATAATTTATCATTAAAAGAAATAATATCTGGCGAATCTCTAGAATTCCCTCTTGGTTTAGAAATTAGAACACCAAATGATACACAAAGTAATATCGAAAACCAGCCAACGAGTCCCCATCCTATGAATTGACTATTCGTTATTTCTGTGAAAATAGAATTGTCTACATCTACACCAATAAGCAAAACAAGTAACGAGACAAAACCAGACACAAGTATAAGTGATAGTCGATAAACACGCATCAACTGTTCCTGATAATACTCATGGGTACTGTTCTTTTCGCTCACAGACATAATCACAAATAGAGATATATTAAATACTCTGGTAATTGACTGGTATGCTCTGAAAAATGAATTGTATATTAGATAAATATATGTTGTGTTGGGGTGGGGTTTATAGAGAACGATTTCTTACTCATTGGTTGTTGAGTTACCTATATACTTATCTCCCTGAGTAACTCGAATAGTTGATTTGCACCCATATGTTGAGAAACCAACTAGAAAATCCAAAATTTGCTCTTTGACAGGTAATCTCACAGGAATAGGCAGGAAATCTGTGTTGACACATTCACTACCTAAAAGCCAGGAACGTAAAGCCGGTCTCGAGGATATCCTTGAACACTTGTTAGGAACACAACCTACTGAATAACGACAATCACAATCAAATACCGAAGAATTTCCAACTCACTCGAGACACTCCTGAAAGCAACGCACTGTCCTACTGTCGTAGTTTGCACTCGGCTACTGTGTTCTGCGCGACAGGCCTTCCGTAGATTTGGAAGATAATTCTACCACTGAAGTGTTGGTATAGAAAATTAAATTACAGACACAAAAGTCAAATGAACAACCAAAAATACTCGTTCTTCTCAAACAGATTTATTCCTCATAGGTGATATGCTGTGCATCATGACTCGAATGACCGCTGAACGGTTTTTCGGCGGGAACGACCATCGGATTGAAACTCTTCACTCGACGCTTCGATTTGTCTCGAGGCAAACCCCTACAGAACACGAGCTAACCAACTGGCTACTCGAGAATACGTCCGCTGGCTCGGAATCAACAATCTCGAAAAACATCTCCTTTCTCGAGTCGGTTGATCTGCTTGAGCACACGCCTGAGGGCTACGAGTCGACGAACAAGGGCGAGGCCTTCTGGAAACACGACGAACCGCTCGTGATGTATGAAGGGCTCGCAACGGTTGTCGACGGATTTCGGGAAATCGCTCGAGCGATTCCGAACGGCCATCGAACGGTCACGGAGATTCAAGAGCAGCTCCAAGAGGCCTATCCCGATCACGTGCTCCCAAAAGATGTCGTCACGCGCCATCTCGGATGGCTCGAGTCACTCGATCTGGTCACCAAACAAGACGAGAGCTATTTCATCCCAATCGAAAACGGCGAGTTCGAGGTCGGCAAGACCTACAGCCGGTGGTTCATTCACGACGTGCTCAAAGGCGGGCGATACAAGGGAATTGCGACGCCAAGCGACCACCCGCTCATTTTCATCTTCACGGGCGACGCCGGAAGCACCTACGGCTATCAGGACGAGTTTCTCGAGGACGACACCTTCCTCTACACTGGTGAGGGAACGGAAGGCGAGATGACGATGGACGGCGGGAACGAAGCAATTCGAACTCACAAAGCGAACGACGAGAACCTCCATCTCTTCGAGAATACCGACCAGCCCTGGATCAGTACCTATCTCGGCGAGTACGAGTACGTCGGCCACCGCAGAACGGAGTTACCCGACGAGAACGGCGACCTGCGAGACGCGTTTCGGTTCGAACTGGCTCCCATCGGCGGCACGGACGTCGAACTCGAGACCACACCGACTGCACTCTCGGACCACGAACTCTTCGAGAAGGCCAAGCAGAGTTCGCCAGGAGGGACACAACCAGACGAACCCGACGAGACACCGGCCAACTCGAGCACCAGCCGAACCTACCCCCGATCCGATATCGTCCGTGAATTCGCACTGCGAGTCGCGGACGGCGTCTGCCAGGGCTGTGAGGAGGCGGCCCCGTTCCAAAACTCGAGTGGCGAGCCCTTTCTCGAGGTGCACCACCTCACGCGCCGGAGTGACGGCGGCCCGGACGACCCAGAGAACGTGATCGCGCTGTGTCCGAACTGTCATCGACGGGTGCACGAAGGCCGTGACGGCGACGAATTCAACCGCCGACTGAAAGACAAAGCCACAGTCCGAAACGAGACGTTTCGATAAGTGTCGTTCTCGAGTCACACC
The Natronolimnobius sp. AArcel1 genome window above contains:
- the pth2 gene encoding peptidyl-tRNA hydrolase Pth2, encoding MKQAIVARTDIGMGQGKLAAQVAHASLSAYEKADSQLRSQWKQGGQKKVVLKGTSERQLHELSEIADSKGVPNALIRDAGHTQLEPGTVTALAVGPASDDRVDSITGELSLF
- the truD gene encoding tRNA pseudouridine(13) synthase TruD; protein product: MRPAHPTEQAVGMEYYVSDTDGVGGHLREDDEEFRVRELERFDTEPVDAPTDAYPYLVFRATLRGWDTNDFASRISDALGISRERVNWAGTKDKYAVTTQLFSVYGADLSDLPDVNGAELEVLGRAGRNLEFGDLAGNAFTLVVSDPETPDNAPAITEELQDFGGLETADDDEPTPIGVPNFFGQQRFGSRRPITHEVGLEIVRGDWKGAVMAYLGRPTDAEPESTQDARTFVEVTEDWQEALERFPNRLRYERSMLHGLAECDGEPEPDDFRAALERVPSNLQRLFVHAAQSYAFNQMLSTRLERGLPFNRPVAGDVVCFADSNAPDELELPDPDRLQRVDDRRVDSVTRHCERGRAFVTAPLVGTDTELADGEQGEIEREVLADLDLEPGDFDLPGEFYSSGTRRAILVRTDLEVGLEPLSLSFALPKGSYATVVAREFLKVDPVDLG
- a CDS encoding PAS domain S-box protein, which gives rise to MADDEWAQTLLEYAQDKIAVIDETGRYVYVNEASTDILGIEPTALIGENVFEYIHDDDVVTARQRFERIVETEPEQPNPIRYRHRTATGEWTWLESRVSSVDMTPQFDSDLETDASGGHYVVSSRDISAQVVAEQDRQQARERLEAITQTTGDVLWLFTGDWEELLFVNPAYEEIYGQSIAALEADPSSFIDAIHPDDRAAVRETMRRLSTGKPAGVEYRVNPDHDYDRWVWVRAEPILSDGEVTRIVGFTRDITDRRRRKRQLVVMDTLLRHNLRNDMCVILGMAEQLTRATTDDADASVPTLEPETVSQYTDVICEHGEQLLESASKQRQIIDLLAHAPVRSAADTVSIVSDAIEQTRASYTASIETELPESALAITITELKAAIRELLENAVEHAPSDDPEVTVAIEPTGDDTVAITVQDDCPPIPELEFRVLTGEWEMTDVYHTSGLGLWLVYWVVDLSNGWVDFSRSEDANRGNEITLYLPRAPTAANR
- a CDS encoding 30S ribosomal protein S3ae, translating into MSERSVSRAKQEKRWYTVLAPEQFDRQELGETPADEPEKVYGRTIETTLGELNNNASENNTKLTFKINDVGSDSAYTEFKEHSLTRDYLRSLVRRGASKIEAYVTVLTTDDYRVQIQPVAFTTKKADASQEKAIRNQMVEMIEEAAADRTFEELIDSVVEGRLSSGIYGEAKTIYPLRRVEIQKTTLEAHPEEVAEEEATAVDVDEEDVATE
- a CDS encoding KEOPS complex subunit Pcc1, which translates into the protein MSRRASATIRTVHDTPERLARALRPDNTDEMETVVDGDTLATTIQRDSTSGLQATADDYVVNLEVALEVLDRGVSGTVDSTDGRGRASDADYNTNTTTNE
- a CDS encoding exonuclease is translated as MSTDGRSASDSTTASALESASFVRLVTRADGDGLAASGLIARALAVRGTPFQVTVGRTIATRTERVQAASGADGDLTIAIGSTDASEAVRLDADNRAATLAAVDHVRELGETPDLVLALAGLVAAGVEPGAGESEWLVETARERGLLERRPGVAVPTADPVDGLAHSTRVAAPWSGNAEATRETLSEAIGQSTLEAVDTDGGLEADDHRAIGSIVALDAVSTEEATDVAAESVQRVLKPYATPEGPFETVGGYADVLQATARTEPGTGAALAMGHEARAPALDAWREYGNATHEALETASTGRYDGLVVIDTDDGPVEAVAEVATAYRSPEPLVLSLATGEAALSARGDAMVPLEGIARDLEDATGVSVAYDGRADGRRGYLQYDSSVDEATIIETVREYQ
- a CDS encoding 30S ribosomal protein S15, giving the protein MARMHTRRRGSSGSDKPTADEPPEWSDVDADEIEDRVVELAEQGYEPSQIGIKLRDEGVTGTPVPDVKLATGKKITEILEENDAQSEIPEDLRSLMERAVRLREHVQQNPQDYQNKRSLQNTESKVRRLVAYYRGDELEADFQYSYDVAVELLEEN
- a CDS encoding helix-turn-helix domain-containing protein, whose amino-acid sequence is MRLSGTWMTIWDDRILEIIRAEDAGRVGDLAERDAIRISQSSVSRRCKKLAENSLLRPLGNGVYTISDKGEAYLDGEYDAENDVYLKRSSS
- a CDS encoding HNH endonuclease signature motif containing protein gives rise to the protein MTRMTAERFFGGNDHRIETLHSTLRFVSRQTPTEHELTNWLLENTSAGSESTISKNISFLESVDLLEHTPEGYESTNKGEAFWKHDEPLVMYEGLATVVDGFREIARAIPNGHRTVTEIQEQLQEAYPDHVLPKDVVTRHLGWLESLDLVTKQDESYFIPIENGEFEVGKTYSRWFIHDVLKGGRYKGIATPSDHPLIFIFTGDAGSTYGYQDEFLEDDTFLYTGEGTEGEMTMDGGNEAIRTHKANDENLHLFENTDQPWISTYLGEYEYVGHRRTELPDENGDLRDAFRFELAPIGGTDVELETTPTALSDHELFEKAKQSSPGGTQPDEPDETPANSSTSRTYPRSDIVREFALRVADGVCQGCEEAAPFQNSSGEPFLEVHHLTRRSDGGPDDPENVIALCPNCHRRVHEGRDGDEFNRRLKDKATVRNETFR